The genomic segment GCATCTTGTACTGGCCCAGATGCCGGGTCCACGGGACGCCATTCTCGACAATGTACTGCTCCGTCAGGGCGTTCCCCACACCCATCACGATCCCCCCTTCGATCTGGCCCAGCAGCCCAACCGGGTTGATCACCCGTCCCACGTCATGTGCGCTGACCACCTTGAGCACCCGGACCTCGCCGGTCTCCGTGTTGACCTCCACCAGCGCCGCCTGGCACGCATACGAGTACGCGAAGTGCATGTCACCGCCGGTCCCCAGCGGCTGCGTCCTCGGCGCCTCGTACTCGTAACGAACGCAGGTCTCGTGTCCCTCCTCCTGCGCCCAACGCACCACCTCCGCAAAGGAGGCCACCGGCGCTTGATCCTCGCTCAGATACACATCCCCCTCGAACAGGCGCAGGCGATCCGGCGCCACATCCAGCCGCTCCGCCGCCACCGCGATCAGGCGCTCACGGAGCCGGCGGGCGGCGTGCCGCACCGCGTTGCCCGTGACGTACGTCTGCCGGCTGGCGGTGGTCGGTCCGCCGTCCGGGGTGCGGTCCGTATCGGACAGCAGCACGCGCACCCGATCGAAGGGAAGCCCCAGCTCCTCCGCGGCGATCTGGGCCACCACGGTCATCAGCCCCTGGCCCATGTCCGCCGAGCTGGAGCGGGCCTCCGCCGTGCCGTCGGGATATGCCTCCACCTCCGCCCCCGCCTTGTCCGGCGCCCCACCGCCCAGGCCGGTGTTCTTGTACGCCGCGGCGATCCCCCAGCCCCGGCGCACGGGCGCCGTCCCGTCGCCATCGCCCCGCGCCATCTCCTCCCGAACGACCGCCTCCACCCGGTCCAGGCACTCCAACAGGCCCACGCTCTCCCGCAGAACCTGACCGGTATTGGTCACGGACCCCACGCGCAGGGCGTTGATGCGGCGCAGCTCGAACGGGTCCATGCCCAGCTCCTGGGCCAGGATGTCCATGTTGGACTCGATGGCGAAGGCCGACTGGGTCACGCCGAAGCCGCGGAAGGCCCCGGCGGGCGGGTTATTCGTGTACATGGCGTAACAGTCGATCCGGACGTGGGGCACATCGTAGGGGCCGGCCGCGTGCGTGGTGGCCCGGGTCATCACCTTGTCGCCCAACGACGCGTACGCGCCCGTGTCCCCGTACAGCTCCGCCTGCACCGCCACCAGGCGGCCATCGCGCCGGGCCCCCGTTTTCACGCGGATGATCGTCGCGTGCCGCTTGGGGTGCACGCGCAACGACTCCGCCCGGTCGAAGAGCACCTTCACCGGGCGACCGGTCGCCTGGGCCAGCAACGCGGCGTGGATCTGCCCGGCGATGTCCTCCTTCCCGCCGAAGCCGCCGCCGATGGGCGTGCCGATCACGCGCACATCCTCCGGGGCCAGCCCCAACGCCGCCGCGATCTGATCCCGGTCCTTGTACGGGATCTGCGAGCCCACATACACGGTCAGCTTCTCATGGCCGGGATACCCCGCGGGCACGCCGATGGAGCACTCCGGCTCCAGAAAGACGTGATCATAGAACGGCGTTCGATACTCGCGCTCGACGATGACCTCCGCCTCAGCGAACCCGGCCTCCACATCGCCGCGCTCCACGTGGATGTGCTTGAGCAGGTTCCCCGTCGGCCATTCCTCGTGCACCAGGGGCGCGTCCGGCCGACGGGCCTGAACGGGATCGCTCACCACCGGCAGCGGCTCGTACTCCACCTCGATCAGGTCCAGGGCCCGGGTGGCGATCTCCCGGGTCTCAGCGGCCACGATGGCGATCGCATCCCCCACATAGCGGACCTTATCCTCGCACAAGACCGGCCAATCCTCGTAGATGAGCCCGTGGCGGTTCTTTCCGGGGACATCCGCATGGGTCAGGACGGCGACCACGCCCGGCAACGCCCTGGCCTCGCTTACGTCAATACGCCGGATACGCGCATGGGGATAGGCGGAACGCAGCACACGGCCGTGCAGCATGTCTGGGAAGGAGATGTCGTCGGCGAATTTCAAGCGGCCGGTCACCTTCCCCACCACGTCCGGGCGGGGCATCGGCTGCCCCACAACCCTCAGAGGCGGCTTCCGGGGAGGAAGCCACGAGGTCACATCGGGGCGACGCGCCTCATCGGCCCCTCCACGCATCTCCGCGGCCGCCATCTGGATCGCCCGAATGATGGCAGCATAGCCCGTACAACGGCAATAGCTATCCTTGAGCGCGTGCTTGATCTCCTCTTCGCTGGGATCGGGGTTGTGCGCCAGGAGATGGGCGGCTGTCATGATGAGCCCGGGCGTGCAGAATCCGCACTGGACGGCGCCAGCCCGGATGAAGGCTCGCTGCAACGGGTGGAGACCTGCCTTCCCTCCTTCGGGCGAAGCCAACCCCTCGATGGTGAGCACCTGGGCGTTCTGGGCCTTTAACGCCGGATAAACGCAGGAGAGCACGGGCTCCCCATTGACGAGGACCGTACAAGCCCCGCACTCCGCCTCGCCACACCCGATCTTCGTCCCTGTGAGCCCCAGATCGTAGCGCAGCACCTCCGCCAGCGTCCGCTGCGGCGGGATGTCCAGGCACACCTGCTCACCGTTGACGATCATCTCCAGCTTTGCCATCGCCTTCTCCATCCCCTCAGTCCGAGGCCTCCTCATCCGCCTCGCTTGATGCACGCTCCTCCGCCAGACGTCTCCAGGCGACCATCCGGCGGAACCGGGCCATGGTCAGCGTCCGCTTAAAGGCGCCCCCCTCCTCCGCGTCCGGCTCCTCACCATCGACCTCACGCCAGAACTCCGTCATCCGCTCCGAGATATCGAAGGCGTGATCCTCCAGCAGGAAATGCTTCG from the Chloroflexota bacterium genome contains:
- a CDS encoding molybdopterin-dependent oxidoreductase; the protein is MAKLEMIVNGEQVCLDIPPQRTLAEVLRYDLGLTGTKIGCGEAECGACTVLVNGEPVLSCVYPALKAQNAQVLTIEGLASPEGGKAGLHPLQRAFIRAGAVQCGFCTPGLIMTAAHLLAHNPDPSEEEIKHALKDSYCRCTGYAAIIRAIQMAAAEMRGGADEARRPDVTSWLPPRKPPLRVVGQPMPRPDVVGKVTGRLKFADDISFPDMLHGRVLRSAYPHARIRRIDVSEARALPGVVAVLTHADVPGKNRHGLIYEDWPVLCEDKVRYVGDAIAIVAAETREIATRALDLIEVEYEPLPVVSDPVQARRPDAPLVHEEWPTGNLLKHIHVERGDVEAGFAEAEVIVEREYRTPFYDHVFLEPECSIGVPAGYPGHEKLTVYVGSQIPYKDRDQIAAALGLAPEDVRVIGTPIGGGFGGKEDIAGQIHAALLAQATGRPVKVLFDRAESLRVHPKRHATIIRVKTGARRDGRLVAVQAELYGDTGAYASLGDKVMTRATTHAAGPYDVPHVRIDCYAMYTNNPPAGAFRGFGVTQSAFAIESNMDILAQELGMDPFELRRINALRVGSVTNTGQVLRESVGLLECLDRVEAVVREEMARGDGDGTAPVRRGWGIAAAYKNTGLGGGAPDKAGAEVEAYPDGTAEARSSSADMGQGLMTVVAQIAAEELGLPFDRVRVLLSDTDRTPDGGPTTASRQTYVTGNAVRHAARRLRERLIAVAAERLDVAPDRLRLFEGDVYLSEDQAPVASFAEVVRWAQEEGHETCVRYEYEAPRTQPLGTGGDMHFAYSYACQAALVEVNTETGEVRVLKVVSAHDVGRVINPVGLLGQIEGGIVMGVGNALTEQYIVENGVPWTRHLGQYKMPSIMHMPEMISFFVEHETRDGPYGAKGVGEIASIPTSAAITNAIYDAIGVRIYELPVDQDALLRAWRSGERELMSGWSRVR